A window of Methylocaldum szegediense genomic DNA:
TACGCCTTTTTCATCCTTGTCGAAGGAGCCGACATTGCGGGGGTTTTCGTAGTGATCGATGACTTTTTCGTTGTACGCCATGGTGGTCTCCAATTGGTGAAGTTTGACGATGTTCGCTCAATGCGCGGCGGCCCATTGAACCGAGTTGAGATCGATGCCTTCCTTGTACATCTCCCACAACGGAGACAGGTCGCGCAGTCGGTCGACTTTTTCCTTGATCAGGGAGATCGCGTAATCGATTTCTTCTTCGGTGGTGTAGCGCCCGATCGTGAACCGGATGGAACTGTGCGCCAGCTCGTCGCTGCGCCCCAGCGCGCGGAGAACGTAGGAAGGTTCGAGGCTGGCGGACGTACAGGCGGAACCGCTCGAAACGGCAATGTCCTTCAGCGCCATCATCAAGGATTCGCCTTCGACATAGTTGAAGCTGACGTTGAGGTTGTGGGGAATCCTCTGTTCAAGATCGCCGTTGATATAAACCTCTTCGATGTCCTTGATGGCGGCGAGCAGCTTGTCCCTGAGTTTCCGGATGCGTTTCGTTTCCTCCGCCATTTCCTCGCGGGCCAAACGGAAGGCTTCGCCCATGCCGACAATCTGGTGGGTGGCCAAGGTGCCGGAACGCAAGCCGCGCTCATGGCCACCACCGTGCATCATCGCCTTAAGCCGCACGCGCGGTTGGCGCCGCACGTAGAGGGCGCCGATGCCTTTGGGGCCGTAAGTCTTGTGAGCGGAAAACGACATCAGGTCGACCGGTAGTTTGGAGAGGTCGATTTCGACCTTACCGGTGGATTGCGCGGCATCGACATGGAAAATCACGCCTTTCTCGCGGCAGATAGCGCCGATAGCGGCGATGTCCTGAATCACGCCGATCTCGTTGTTGACGTGCATCACCGAGGCGAGAATCGTGTCAGGACGGATTGCTGCACGGAATGCATCCAGATCGAGGAGGCCGTTGGGAAGGGGATCAAGGTAGGTGACTTCGAAACCCTGGGCTTCCAGTTCCCGCATGGTGTCAAGCACCGCCTTGTGTTCGGTCTTGACGGTGATGAGATGTCGCCCCTTGGTCTGGTAAAAATAGGCCGCGCCTTTGATCGCCAGGTTGTCCGACTCGGTCGCGCCGGAGGTCCAGACGATTTCTTTGGGATCGGCATTGACCAGGTTCGCGACCTCGGCCCGGGCTTCTTCAACGGCCTTTTCGGCAGCCCAGCCGAAGCTATGGGAGCGGCTGGCCGGATTGCCGAACACCTCGGTCAGAAAGGGAATCATTTTCTCCGCCACGCGCGGATCAACCGGGGTCGTCGCCGAATAATCGAGATAAATCGGTAGTTTCACGGACATTGGTTTCTCCGGGTTCACTCTGGCAAAAGACGGTCCGCTCACTCCGAGCGGTCGGTCTTGTCGGCTTACCTCCGATCAAGCAAGGGCCGTACCAATGCGGGGTGAAGTGTGTAAGCGATTGAACGAAAAAGAAAAAAGTAGACGACGGCGAGGTACGGCTTTGTCAGGTTTTCTACAAACCCTCCCGCAATCGATCGATGCAAGACACTTGCCGCGATGTTCGAGGTCCAGCTTTTTCGGTTCGTGAAAGGCGGTTCTGCCCGCTAGCCTCCGGAATCGAGGCGCCTTTTCGTTCCGGGGCCGTGGCGGTCAGCCCTTGGGAAGAGTGGCTTCTGGCTTTTGTCACGTTCGCTACAAAAATGTTCGAGTCGCCTTAAGTTCGTAACAAAGGTAACAAGCGCCTGCGCTCGAGCGATCAGCCGAAAAGCTCGTTCGTCCGTGGTTTGGCCGGGTAAGAGGCCGATGGCATGTCTCCTGCTTGATAAGGGCCAAATTCCGCATGAATCAAGGGGTAAATTCGGTCATGAATCCTACGCAGCGTTGCGCCACGGTCGGCGAACCCATCGCTCAGCGAGACTTCACGCTGGGTATCCCCGGCTTCAGCTATCGGGATTTGTACGATCCGGCGAGCCTTAAGGCACTTTACGAGGTTTTCGTTCAAACTTTGGCAGAGGAAGCGCCCGAGGTTTACCAGGTCTATGACGCCTGCCGCAACGATGAGGACGGTAAGCTGGCTCCCACTGCAGTCGCCGACGCGCTGCTCAAGACGGCGCCTTATCTCGCCCGTTTCGTCGCGCGCCTTTTCAACGTGGAAGCTGAGCGCGAGGCTCAACGGAACGCCGCGGCCCGCGAATTCGAGAGCGTTTTTGCCTACAAGAACACGGTAGTTAAGCGTGCCGCCCAGAAATTCGACGCCCAGGCTTTGGCTACTTTCGACATCGCGGAACTCGATGCCGCCATCAATGACCTGAGGCGGACCTGCCTCGCGGAGGATGAGCGTGCTCTCGATCCCGAGCAGGGGCTCGCCACGATAGCCGTTCGACTGGATACACTGGCGAAGCGTTATCAGGCGACAGCCAAGGGCGAAGCTGACACCAATGGCGCCGATGCCGAGGCTGCCGAGCTGCGTCGGTTCCTCGAAGCCGACGACTCCGCCCGTATGCGTTTTGCAGCGGCTTTGGCGGAATCGGAACAGCGAGACTTCGTTGAGGCGCTAGTCGAGGTCGTGGAACGCTGGACCTATGCCGCCCTCAACCATCCGACCATCCGCGTGAAGGTCGCCGATTGGGTTTCCTTCAAGCAGCCGGAACGCATCGATTACGAGCATCTGGTCGAATGCCGAGCGGAGCCGCGTGATGGCTACGACGTTCTGGTCGGTCCTCTCGACAAACGCCGCCGGCGCGACGGGTTCCAGTTGACCGATTCGCGCGCCTCCAGCCGCGAAGTCCATTACGAGGTGGATCGCTGCGTTATCTGTCACGAGCGCGACAACGATTACTGCTCCAAAGGGCAGCGTACCAAGGATGGCGGGTTCCGCCGCAATCCGTTGGATGTGACCCAGATCGGCTGTCCTTTGGAGGAACGCATTTCGGAAGCCTTCACCCTGAAACGGCAGGGGGACAATATCGCCGCCCTGGCCATGATTGTGGCCGACAATCCCATGGCTCCCGGCACCGGCCACCGCATCTGCAATGAATGCATGAAGGCCTGTGTGTTCCAGCGGGTCACTGAGCCGGTCAACATCCCGCAGGTGGAGACCAATATCCTGACCGATGTGCTGTTCATGCCGTACGGCTTCGAGATCTACAGCCTCCTAACCCGGTGGAACCCGCTGAACCTGAAACGACCTTATGCCCTGCCTTACAACGGGAAGAAGGTGTTGGTGGTGGGGCTAGGACCGGCCGGTTACACGCTGTCTCACTACCTCCTCAACGAAGGTTTCGGCGTCGCGGCCATCGACGCCCTGAAGATCGAGCCTCTGCCCGAAGAACTGACCGGAAAGGACGTCGGGCTTCCCGAGGCGGTGGACGATTTTCACATGCTGTACGAGAACCTCGACGAGCGCATCCTGATGGGCTTCGGCGGCGTCGCCGAGTACGGCATTACCGTGCGTTGGGACAAGAATTTTCTTAAGGTGATTTACCTGACCCTGGTCCGGCGCCGGAACTTCAGTCTCTACGGCGGAGTACGGCTGGGCAGCACATTGTCCATCGACGATGCTTGGGATCTGGGCTTCGATCATATCGCCATCGCCAGCGGTGCCGGCAAGCCCACGATGATCGGCCTCAAGAACAATCTCGCGCGTGGCATCCGCAAGGCCTCGGATTTTCTCATGGCCTTGCAGCTGTCCGGGGCGGCGAAACAGTCCTCGCTCTCCAATCTCCAGGTACGACTGCCGGCCGGTGTGATCGGGGGAGGGCTCACCGCCATCGACGCGGTAACGGAGCTCCTGGCGTATTACCCGGTTCAAGTGGAAAAAACGCTGGATCGCTACGAGCATCTCGTCATGCGGTATGGGGAAACCAAGGTGCGCTCGCGCTTCGACGCCGAAGAGCTCGCCATCTTGGACGAATTCCTGGAGCACGGTCGAGCGATTCGTGCCGAGCGCTGGCGCGCCGAAGCTGTCGGGGAGACGCCCGATTTCGAGCCGCTCATCCGGCAATGGGGCGGCGTCACCCTGTTTTATCGCAAGGGCATGAACGATTCCCCGGCCTATCGCCAAAACCATGAAGAGATCATTAAGGCGATGGAGGAAGGATTAGCCTTCGCCGAGGGCATGAATCCGGTCGAGGCGATTACGGATGAATACGGTCACCTAAAGGCGGTGCGTTTCGAAAAGCTCGTCAAACGCGATGACGGGCGTTGGGTTGACTCGGGCGAACAGCCGATCGTGCCTATGCGTACCCTCCTGGTCGCCGCCGGCACCGCGCCGAACACCATCTACGAAAACGAATTTCCGGGCACGTTCCAGCTTGACGGTAATTTCTTCCAACGCTTCGAACCCGTCTGGAACGAAAACGGCGAACTGCAAATGGAAGCCAGGAATGGGTGGGGCATGCCGAAAGAAATGGCTCCGGCGCCTTTCACCTCCTACGGCAAGAATGGGAAATACATTACTTACTACGGCGACAATCACCCCGTCTACGCCGGAAACGTGGTGAAGGCTATGGCAAGCGCCAAGGACGGCTACCCTTACGTGGTCAAGTTGTTCGAGGACGAGCTTCGGCGTCTCGACGATGCGGGACAAGGCGAGCGCGACGCGGAACTTGCGGCGTTTCAGGCGAAGTTGGACCAATTGTTGACGGCCAAGGTCGTCGAGGTCAAACGGCTGACACCCTCCATCGTTGAGATCGTCATCAAGGCACCTATGGCTGCGCGCAAGTTCCGGCCGGGTCAGTTCTACCGGGTGCAGAACTTCGAGTCCTACGCACCTCGGCTGAACGGCACCTCTCTGGCAACGGAGGGTATCGCGCTTACCGGTGCTTGGGTGGACCGGGAAAAAGGTTTGGTCGGCGTCATCGCCTTGGAGATGGGCACTTCCTCGCGCCTCTGCGCGACCTGGAAGCCTGGCGATCCGATCGTGCTGATGGGGCCGACCGGCGCGCCTACTGAGATTCCGAAGGGCGAAACCGTGCTCCTACTCGGGGGCGGCTTGGGCAATGCCGTGCTGTTCTCCATCGGCAAGGCGCTCCGCGAGAACGGCAACCGGGTCCTTTACTTCGCCGGCTATCGCAGCGCCCAGGATGTGTTCAAGGTTAAGGAAATCGAGGACGCTTCGGACGTGATCGTCTGGTCGGTGGACAAGGGCAGAGGTAGCACCCCGATTCCGACCACGCGCCCGCAGGACAAATCCTTTGTCGGCAATATCGTCGAGGCTATGGTCGCCTACGCTACCGGAGCCTTGGGGGAGACTCCTATCCCGCTCGATGCTGCCGACCGCATTATCGCGATCGGTTCGGACCGCATGATGGCCGCGGTCAAGGCGGCGCGGTTCGGGGTGCTGCGGCCGTATCTCAAGGAAAACCACATCGCCATAGGCTCTATCAACTCGCCCATGCAATGCATGATGAAAGGCGTATGCGCCCAGTGCATGTGCAAACAGACCGATCCGGAGACCGGCAAGGAACGCTTTGTTTACACCTGCTTCAATCAGGACCAGGACTTGGATCAGGTGGATTTCCCGCATCTCAATGCCCGATTGCGACAGAACATAACCCTAGAAAAAGTGTCGAATTTATGGCTCGACTACCTTTTCGAGACGCATCCGATGCCACGGGTTGAATAACGGTCGTTTGAGGCATCGCTATGTACATCTGCATCTGCAAGGCGGTTACCGAAAGCCAGATCT
This region includes:
- a CDS encoding pyridine nucleotide-disulfide oxidoreductase, which gives rise to MNPTQRCATVGEPIAQRDFTLGIPGFSYRDLYDPASLKALYEVFVQTLAEEAPEVYQVYDACRNDEDGKLAPTAVADALLKTAPYLARFVARLFNVEAEREAQRNAAAREFESVFAYKNTVVKRAAQKFDAQALATFDIAELDAAINDLRRTCLAEDERALDPEQGLATIAVRLDTLAKRYQATAKGEADTNGADAEAAELRRFLEADDSARMRFAAALAESEQRDFVEALVEVVERWTYAALNHPTIRVKVADWVSFKQPERIDYEHLVECRAEPRDGYDVLVGPLDKRRRRDGFQLTDSRASSREVHYEVDRCVICHERDNDYCSKGQRTKDGGFRRNPLDVTQIGCPLEERISEAFTLKRQGDNIAALAMIVADNPMAPGTGHRICNECMKACVFQRVTEPVNIPQVETNILTDVLFMPYGFEIYSLLTRWNPLNLKRPYALPYNGKKVLVVGLGPAGYTLSHYLLNEGFGVAAIDALKIEPLPEELTGKDVGLPEAVDDFHMLYENLDERILMGFGGVAEYGITVRWDKNFLKVIYLTLVRRRNFSLYGGVRLGSTLSIDDAWDLGFDHIAIASGAGKPTMIGLKNNLARGIRKASDFLMALQLSGAAKQSSLSNLQVRLPAGVIGGGLTAIDAVTELLAYYPVQVEKTLDRYEHLVMRYGETKVRSRFDAEELAILDEFLEHGRAIRAERWRAEAVGETPDFEPLIRQWGGVTLFYRKGMNDSPAYRQNHEEIIKAMEEGLAFAEGMNPVEAITDEYGHLKAVRFEKLVKRDDGRWVDSGEQPIVPMRTLLVAAGTAPNTIYENEFPGTFQLDGNFFQRFEPVWNENGELQMEARNGWGMPKEMAPAPFTSYGKNGKYITYYGDNHPVYAGNVVKAMASAKDGYPYVVKLFEDELRRLDDAGQGERDAELAAFQAKLDQLLTAKVVEVKRLTPSIVEIVIKAPMAARKFRPGQFYRVQNFESYAPRLNGTSLATEGIALTGAWVDREKGLVGVIALEMGTSSRLCATWKPGDPIVLMGPTGAPTEIPKGETVLLLGGGLGNAVLFSIGKALRENGNRVLYFAGYRSAQDVFKVKEIEDASDVIVWSVDKGRGSTPIPTTRPQDKSFVGNIVEAMVAYATGALGETPIPLDAADRIIAIGSDRMMAAVKAARFGVLRPYLKENHIAIGSINSPMQCMMKGVCAQCMCKQTDPETGKERFVYTCFNQDQDLDQVDFPHLNARLRQNITLEKVSNLWLDYLFETHPMPRVE
- a CDS encoding IscS subfamily cysteine desulfurase, producing the protein MKLPIYLDYSATTPVDPRVAEKMIPFLTEVFGNPASRSHSFGWAAEKAVEEARAEVANLVNADPKEIVWTSGATESDNLAIKGAAYFYQTKGRHLITVKTEHKAVLDTMRELEAQGFEVTYLDPLPNGLLDLDAFRAAIRPDTILASVMHVNNEIGVIQDIAAIGAICREKGVIFHVDAAQSTGKVEIDLSKLPVDLMSFSAHKTYGPKGIGALYVRRQPRVRLKAMMHGGGHERGLRSGTLATHQIVGMGEAFRLAREEMAEETKRIRKLRDKLLAAIKDIEEVYINGDLEQRIPHNLNVSFNYVEGESLMMALKDIAVSSGSACTSASLEPSYVLRALGRSDELAHSSIRFTIGRYTTEEEIDYAISLIKEKVDRLRDLSPLWEMYKEGIDLNSVQWAAAH